From a single Erpetoichthys calabaricus chromosome 1, fErpCal1.3, whole genome shotgun sequence genomic region:
- the prx gene encoding neuroblast differentiation-associated protein AHNAK isoform X39, whose protein sequence is MAMPMEITVVQETLKKSELMEVVVETEAEAGARGFSVSGGGAQGIFVKEVLKDSPAAKALSLREGDQLLSARVYFDNVKYEDALKILQCAEPYKVSFLLKRNVPSADISTSSGSASLEVKGPKAKMPKLSVKSIAPLRKKKKKAKAGSRLSAEVTLPASGKFKREASPAKFELSPVDVEFAFPKFPKLKGVSKTTTEGDISLKSPEIQASVARRKKKKIRLPRMRVKDAAAARAVVDVDLKSPEGKVELGTPETKVKTKEKSTKFGISFPKTKKPKVDAGLSCLEASKGISPPGIKLKPPEVEFDFSLPTGKADSKTAKGEVSKEDVKIKTPKVELDFGLPSGKAEAKISHPDINVKDTMKEGIKFKAPKLDLDISLPKGKVEDTIAMPEAEVKSKDGFKFKPPKLDLDLSLPAGSVDSTEGDLDKDGRLRMPQVKIPKIGVSLPSAEFEGDTSKDRYKRDSYGKEDKHKAGLKMPSIDIDAPSLNIEIGLPTSKADSEGDVKFHPSEGSTGAGLKAPDVEIKMPKMTLPKFSGAEGEIKAPKTDVHRGKMEIEGPDFKLKGPKIKMPSFGVTLPTKTRDKSQAEHEHMIHEDGETGKIKLPTVKMPSIDISVPVPDVDLHLPKGKTSGPEAGIDKKIHHSQEELDIKMKMPKISIPKFSMFGKLETPSADVNVSPPKVDVKSPKADLTLRDIEVEGPSAKGANITMPKIDISLPKIKSPDMDLNMPELDIEGPSIKGPKISMPTVDISLPKMKHPEGHLDFEGPSVKGPNISMPTVDISLPKMKHPEGHLDIEGPSVKGPKISMPTVDISVPKMKHPEADLDIEGPSVKGPKIAMPTVDISLPKMKHPEADLDIEGPSVKGPKIAMPTVDISLPKMKHPEADLDIEGPSVKGPKISMPKFDISLPKMKHPEADLNIEGPSVKGPKISMPKFDISLPKMKHPEADLNIEGPSVKGPKIAMPTVDISLPKMKHPEADLNIEGPSLKGPKISMPTVDISLPKMQHPEADLDIKGPSLKGPKISMPTVNISLPKMKHPEVDLDIQDPSLKGPKITMPEVDISLPKMKHPEVDLNAEGPSVKGPKIVMPTVDISLPTIKPSDTELDIEGPSLKGPKIGIPKVDISLPKRKSAEIGVSVPEGDTNLSMPSMKIPTIDINMPKIDLDLSISKTMEGASMELPESTTGRNFEGPDIHLKMPKISLPTFGVKDNAEAECKGDVKLPKAKVDKKASEFEGSKPKLPTIKVPGLDISVPEVPDVDINIKAPKSKSDYTVEGDISGKQHDFNIKGPNVKIEMPKLPKFKKDKSNVEVQPPHVDIESGDAKMKGLKIKMPKFGLSFPKGKLKEGEVDVSGQMKASGKMPEGKIKFPKEKHSMEMPDVNTDTTDGKIKLPSVALPSVDISAPKMDIDFSLPKGKRGDKEQVGLLKGEDERLSSGASFDVPDVSLKIPKFTLPKFAGKVKTDNVELDSKHLKADIQPSPAKVDIEGKFPSVEFDVDGKPKEKDMKIKMPKMKIPTFGITKKDEDVTVITPDVDTKIKKGKVQMKSPTIELEGPEGKVKSPKIKFPKFKISSPKTKLPDAEVKIGTEKGVKEGVQTPDVTIDMPKISMPKFGTKDGKMNVDVSVPEEGKLKMPSLEISLPTVSHKEGEVLLPKAEVDVSEADIKGYEGDLKIPKMPSLDISAPKFELDISLPKVKDDSALDPKLDIKAKKEGDLDGTDWKLKMPQVDLPKFGHKEKNINLELDIPAGKADAKIAKPEISISKASVDVPDFEMQGAEGRIKMPKIKMPKVDISLPKGDGVTESEDKITRPEFEDPAADGKIKLPSFGKLSAPTVKAPELDFELSLRKPKHETEIEGNWKGRKGAETDLGVTSEKSEYYIKMPKMKMPELSISGPQIKGSDLEIDVGLSKLDTGKEKIKGDLPKIQGSPGVTIKAPKIKAPKVDADVKAPEADIEGTSGKFKMKIPKFGLSTTKDEGEVNVDLQQETKFKVPDVGFSVTKDGDHSTNIDLSLPKDSKVKGPKKEGKLEVDLPSVELDIPEGGIKVPKLKIPKIGVMTSKEMLEGEVAFVSDSEEAEEKAKKHHFKFPNVEISSSKPKGYAEVDVKTSGRDMDLEGQTDGLKLKMPKITVPSVGFSDSKDQHYSTELITPDSDADIKIPKIDIKVPKIDINIPKVEIKAPAVNVKAPEEESLEMDEEHKSKVKLPEFGIALPSVTRLETETSDVKLKVKGPQIKVKNAEAISKSPQSDGDAEGPKMPKVKKAVFAFPRFNGADASLSHSQGEVNLGAGETKTRVPKIKMKPTFGKLRSKTKGAEVNGDAEEIDGEEDEKHKTGKMKIPKVTLAVSAKTSDGAGYHVNGQSDPASTNASQQDKSKFGKMKIPKIEFSSPYSKGAVDEGEAEMNMKLVKEEEASMSNGDSKGLKFKSPKITFSGFKKKTGKEEIEKPVSSSARTEMACLESGDKPISQSPKPKVSIGLFSSKSRGEYTVEQRTNGQEAQEESGKHHLEGRGDKSPKFKLPKFSLSPKSKGVLVITPESSPKASQRSSQQKEGEESSSGFKIQMPRVGFKSRQDEHTSEERIIMDDEDESVIIVSKTSKHTITESVTEKSTTI, encoded by the exons GAGATCAGCTGCTTAGTGCCAGGGTGTACTTTGACAATGTCAAATATGAAGATGCCCTGAAGATTCTTCAGTGTGCTGAGCCATACAAAGTATCGTTCCTGCTGAAGCGCAACGTTCCCAGCGCAGACATCAGCACCTCGTCAGGCTCAGCCAGCCTGGAAGTCAAAGGTCCCAAAGCCAAGATGCCAAAACTG AGTGTTAAAAGCATTGCTCctttgagaaagaaaaagaagaaagccaAGGCCGGTTCAAGGTTAAGTGCAGAAGTAACTCTTCCTGCATCAGGCAAATTCAAGAGGGAGGCCTCACCAGCTAAGTTCGAGCTGAGTCCAGTGGATGTGGAATTTGCCTTCCCAAAATTTCCAAAGCTGAAAGGTGTGAGCAAGACAACCACGGAAGGCGATATTAGCCTCAAAAGTCCAGAGATACAAGCTAGCGTTGCAAGacggaagaaaaagaaaatcagattaCCTAGAATGAGAGTAAAagatgcagcagcagcaagagctgtggtggatgtggatctaaaatcACCAGAAGGGAAGGTAGAACTGGGTACCCCAGAAACTAAAgtcaaaactaaagaaaaatccacaaaattTGGAATTTCTTTTCCAAAAACTAAGAAACCAAAAGTTGATGCAGGACTTTCATGCTTAGAGGCAAGCAAAGGGATAAGTCCACCTGGAATCAAATTAAAGCCTCCAGAAGTAGAGTTTGACTTTAGCCTCCCAACTGGAAAAGCAGATTCTAAGACTGCTAAAGGGGAGGTGAGTAAGGAAGATGTCAAAATCAAGACGCCTAAAGTGGAGCTTGATTTTGGTTTGCCCTCAGGCAAAGCTGAAGCCAAAATATCCCACCCAGATATTAATGTTAAGGACACAATGAAAGAAGGCATTAAATTTAAAGCACCAAAACTTGATCTGGATATCAGTTTACCAAAAGGAAAGGTAGAGGATACAATAGCTATGCCAGAGGCTGAGGTGAAAAGTAAAGATGGTTTTAAATTTAAGCCGCCTAAATTGGATCTTGATCTTAGTCTGCCTGCAGGGAGTGTTGACTCAACTGAAGGAGACCTAGATAAGGATGGAAGGCTCAGAATGCCTCAAGTGAAGATTCCAAAAATAGGGGTTTCCTTACCATCTGCTGAATTTGAGGGTGACACTTCCAAAGACAGATACAAAAGAGATTCTTACGGCAAGGAAGACAAGCATAAAGCTGGACTAAAGATGCCGTCTATTGACATTGATGCGCCATCATTAAACATTGAAATTGGCTTGCCAACATCTAAAGCAGACAGTGAAGGAGATGTGAAATTTCATCCATCTGAGGGTAGTACAGGAGCTGGTTTGAAGGCTCCTGATGTTGAAATAAAAATGCCAAAGATGACACTTCCAAAATTTAGTGGAGCTGAGGGAGAAATTAAAGCTCCAAAGACAGACGTGCATCGTGGTAAAATGGAAATAGAAGGTCCAGATTTTAAACTAAAGGGGCCCAAAATAAAGATGCCATCATTTGGTGTTACCTTACCTACAAAGACAAGAGATAAATCTCAGGCAGAACATGAGCACATGATTCATGAAGATGGTGAAACAGGAAAAATTAAGTTACCAACTGTCAAAATGCCTTCCATTGATATCTCGGTGCCAGTTCCAGATGTGGACTTGCATCTTCCTAAAGGAAAGACAAGTGGACCAGAAGCTGGCATAGATAAAAAAATTCATCACAGCCAGGAAGAGTtggatataaaaatgaaaatgccaaAAATATCCATTCCAAAGTTCTCCATGTTTGGCAAGTTAGAAACACCATCAGCTGATGTAAATGTTTCCCCTCCTAAAGTAGATGTTAAATCTCCAAAAGCGGATCTGACTCTCAGAGACATTGAAGTTGAGGGGCCTTCTGCTAAAGGAGCTAATATAACAATGCCAAAAATTGATATTTCTCTACCCAAAATAAAGTCACCGGATATGGATCTGAACATGCCTGAACTAGATATAGAGGGTCCTTCCATAAAGGGGCCTAAGATATCCATGCCAACAGTTGACATTTCTCTTCCCAAAATGAAACATCCAGAAGGACACTTGGATTTTGAAGGTCCTTCGGTAAAGGGGCCTAATATATCAATGCCAACAGTTGACATTTCTCTTCCCAAAATGAAACATCCAGAAGGACACTTGGATATTGAAGGTCCTTCTGTAAAGGGGCCTAAGATATCAATGCCAACAGTTGACATTTCTGTACCAAAAATGAAACACCCAGAGGCAGATCTGGATATTGAAG GTCCTTCTGTAAAGGGGCCAAAGATAGCCATGCCAACAGTTGACATTTCCTTACCAAAAATGAAACACCCAGAGGCAGATCTGGATATTGAAGGTCCTTCTGTAAAGGGTCCTAAGATAGCCATGCCAACAGTTGACATATCCTTACCAAAAATGAAACACCCAGAGGCAGATCTGGATATTGAAGGTCCTTCTGTAAAGGGTCCTAAGATATCAATGCCAAAATTTGACATTTCATTACCAAAAATGAAACACCCAGAGGCAGATCTGAATATTGAAG GTCCTTCTGTAAAGGGTCCTAAGATATCAATGCCAAAATTTGACATTTCATTACCAAAAATGAAACACCCAGAGGCAGATCTGAATATTGAAGGTCCTTCTGTAAAGGGCCCTAAGATAGCCATGCCAACAGTTGACATTTCCCTTCCCAAAATGAAACATCCGGAAGCAGATCTGAATATTGAAGGTCCTTCTCTAAAGGGGCCTAAGATATCAATGCCAACAGTTGATATTTCCTTACCAAAGATGCAACATCCAGAGGCAGACCTGGATATCAAAGGTCCTTCACTAAAAGGTCCTAAGATATCAATGCCAACAGTTAATATTTCCCTTCCCAAAATGAAACACCCCGAAGTAGATCTGGATATACAAGATCCTTCACTAAAAGGGCCTAAGATAACCATGCCAGAAGTTGACATTTCCCTACCCAAAATGAAACACCCTGAAGTAGACCTGAATGCTGAGGGTCCTTCTGTAAAGGGGCCTAAGATAGTGATGCCAACAGTTGACATTTCCCTTCCAACAATAAAGCCTTCAGACACAGAACTAGATATTGAGGGACCTTCTTTAAAAGGACCCAAAATAGGCATTCCAAAAGTTGACATCTCCCTTCCAAAACGAAAGTCAGCTGAAATAGGTGTGTCAGTGCCTGAAGGAGACACCAATCTCAGCATGCCATCAATGAAAATTCCAACCATTGACATCAACATGCCTAAAATAGATCTTGATTTAagtatttcaaagaccatggaaGGTGCAAGCATGGAGTTGCCTGAATCTACTACTGGTAGAAACTTCGAAGGACCTGACATCCATCTCAAAATGCCTAAAATTTCTTTGCCAACATTTGGAGTCAAAGATAATGCTGAAGCAGAGTGTAAAGGTGATGTGAAACTCCCAAAAGCAAAAGTTGATAAGAAGGCTTCTGAGTTTGAAGGTAGTAAACCAAAGCTACCTACAATTAAGGTTCCTGGACTTGATATCTCTGTACCAGAAGTGCCTGATGTGGATATCAATATTAAAGCACCAAAGAGTAAGAGTGATTATACTGTTGAAGGAGACATCAGTGGAAAACAACATGATTTCAACATCAAGGGTCCCAATGTTAAGATTGAAATGCCTAAACTTCCAAAATTCAAGAAGGATAAAAGTAATGTGGAAGTTCAACCACCTCATGTTGATATTGAAAGCGGTGATGCCAAAATGAAAGGACTTAAAATTAAGATGCCCAAATTtggcctttcctttcccaagggTAAACTAAAAGAAGGTGAAGTTGACGTTTCAGGACAGATGAAGGCCAGTGGGAAGATGCCAGAAGGGAAGATTAAATTCCCAAAAGAAAAGCATTCAATGGAAATGCCTGATGTGAATACAGATACCACCGATGGAAAGATAAAGCTTCCATCAGTGGCATTGCCGTCTGTTGATATCTCAGCTCCAAAGATGGACATTGACTTCAGCTTACCTAAAGGTAAAAGGGGTGACAAGGAGCAAGTAGGGCTGTTAAAGGGAGAAGATGAGAGACTTTCTTCTGGAGCCAGTTTTGATGTCCCAGATGTATCGCTGAAAATACCCAAGTTTACACTCCCGAAATTTGCgggcaaagtaaaaacagataatgTTGAACTGGACAGCAAGCATCTCAAAGCTGATATACAGCCTAGCCCTGCAAAGGTAGATATAGAAGGCAAATTTCCTTCAGTAGAATTTGATGTTGATGGCAAACCGAAAGAAAAAGATATGAAGATAAAAATGCCTAAAATGAAAATTCCTACTTTTGGTATTACAAAGAAGGATGAGGATGTAACTGTGATCACCCCAGATGTTGATACaaagattaaaaaaggaaaagtgcAAATGAAAAGCCCCACTATTGAACTTGAAGGCCCAGAGGGGAAAGTTAAATCACCAAAAATCAAATTCCCCAAATTTAAAATTTCATCACCAAAGACAAAACTGCCTGATGCCGAGGTTAAGATTGGTACTGAGAAAGGAGTTAAAGAGGGTGTTCAAACTCCAGATGTAACGATTGACATGCCTAAGATTTCAATGCCAAAATTTGGAACCAAAGATGGAAAAATGAATGTTGATGTCAGTGTACCTGAGGAAGGAAAACTTAAAATGCCATCTCTTGAAATTTCCCTCCCTACAGTTTCACATAAAGAGGGTGAGGTGCTGCTGCCAAAGGCAGAGGTTGATGTATCTGAAGCAGACATTAAAGGATATGAAGGTGATCTTAAAATCCCTAAAATGCCAAGTCTTGACATCTCTGCCCCCAAGTTTGAACTTGATATAAGTTTGCCTAAAGTTAAAGATGACTCTGCCTTAGATCCTAAGCTAGATATTAAAGCCAAGAAAGAAGGTGATCTTGATGGAACTGATTGGAAATTAAAAATGCCTCAAGTCGACTTACCTAAATTTGGCCACAAAGAAAAGAATATCAATCTGGAGCTTGACATTCCTGCAGGTAAAGCTGATGCTAAAATTGCTAAGCCTGAAATTTCCATATCAAAAGCAAGCGTAGATGTTCCTGACTTTGAAATGCAAGGCGCGGAAGGCAGGATTAAGATGCCAAAAATTAAAATGCCTAAAGTGGATATTTCTTTGCCCAAGGGGGATGGTGTTACAGAGAGTGAAGATAAGATTACAAGACCTGAGTTTGAAGATCCTGCTGCGGACGGCAAGATAAAGTTGCCTTCATTTGGAAAACTCTCCGCTCCTACGGTAAAAGCACCTGAACTGGACTTTGAACTCAGCTTGAGAAAACCTAAACATGAAACAGAAATAGAAGGTAACTGGAAAGGGAGAAAGGGGGCTGAAACTGACTTGGGTGTTACTTCAGAAAAATCAGAGTATTATATCAAGATGCCCAAAATGAAAATGCCAGAACTATCCATTTCTGGTCCACAGATCAAAGGTAGTGATCTTGAAATTGATGTGGGACTGTCAAAGTTGGACACCGGAAAAGAGAAGATTAAGGGGGACTTACCCAAAATACAAGGAAGTCCAGGTGTCACAATTAAGGCCCCAAAGATCAAAGCCCCAAAAGTAGATGCAGATGTGAAGGCACCAGAGGCTGATATTGAAGGAACAAGtggaaaatttaaaatgaaaattccaAAGTTTGGTTTATCCACAACAAAAGATGAGGGTGAAGTTAATGTAGACTTGCAGCAGGAGACCAAGTTTAAGGTTCCAGATGTGGGATTTAGTGTGACAAAAGATGGAGACCACAGCACCAATATTGACCTTTCCCTTCCTAAGGACAGTAAAGTCAAAGGTCCTAAAAAGGAAGGTAAGCTTGAAGTTGATTTGCCATCTGTCGAACTGGACATCCCAGAAGGTGGTATCAAGGTGCCCAAATTAAAGATTCCTAAAATTGGCGTGATGACATCCAAAGAGATGTTAGAAGGAGAAGTTGCTTTTGTGTCAGActcagaagaagcagaagaaaaagCAAAGAAGCATCATTTCAAATTTCCCAATGTAGAAATTTCAAGCTCTAAACCTAAAGGGTATGCAGAAGTAGATGTCAAAACTTCTGGGAGAGATATGGACCTTGAAGGGCAAACAGATGGACTAAAGTTAAAAATGCCCAAAATCACAGTACCCTCTGTCGGTTTTTCAGATTCAAAAGACCAGCACTATTCAACAGAACTGATCACCCCAGATTCTGATGCAGACATCAAAATTCCAAAAATTGACATTAAGGTTCCAAAAATTGACATTAATATTCCAAAGGTCGAAATTAAAGCCCCGGCCGTCAATGTAAAGGCCCCAGAAGAGGAATCATTGGAGATGGATGAGGAACATAAGTCCAAAGTTAAACTACCAGAGTTTGGAATTGCACTTCCTTCTGTCACACGGTTAGAAACTGAAACATCAGACGTAAAGTTAAAAGTCAAAGGACcacaaatcaaagttaaaaatgcTGAAGCGATTTCCAAATCACCACAGTCTGATGGGGATGCTGAAGGGCCAAAGATGCCAAAAGTaaaaaaagctgtttttgctTTTCCAAGGTTTAATGGGGCAGATGCGTCATTGAGTCATTCTCAAGGAGAAGTGAATCTGGGGGCTGGAGAAACTAAAACCAGAGTtcccaaaatcaaaatgaaacccACCTTTGGAAAGTTGCGTTCCAAAACAAAAGGGGCAGAAGTGAATGGGGATGCAGAAGAAATAGATGGAGAGGAAGACGAAAAacataaaactggaaaaatgaagaTTCCAAAAGTCACACTTGCAGTCTCTGCGAAGACAAGTGATGGGGCGGGATATCATGTGAATGGACAAAGTGACCCTGCTTCAACGAATGCATCTCAGCAAGACAAGAGTAAATTTGGGAAGATGAAGATTCCCAAAATTGAATTTTCCTCACCCTATTCCAAGGGGGCAGTAGATGAAGGGGAGGCTGAAATGAACATGAAGCTGGTCAAGGAAGAGGAAGCATCAATGTCAAATGGAGACAGTAAGGGCTTAAAATTTAAATCtccaaaaatcacattttcaggctttaaaaagaaaactggcAAAGAAGAGATTGAAAAGCCAGTGTCTTCCAGTGCCAGGACTGAAATGGCCTGTCTAGAATCTGGGGATAAACCCATCTCACAGTCTCCCAAGCCCAAAGTTTCCATAGGTTTGTTTTCCAGCAAATCCAGAGGAGAATACACTGTGGAACAAAGAACCAATGGTCAGGAGGCCCAAGAAGAAAGTGGCAAACATCATCTGGAAGGTAGAGGAGACAAGTCCCCCAAGTTTAAGCTCCCGAAATTCTCCCTCAGCCCCAAATCAAAAGGGGTCCTGGTGATAACCCCTGAGAGTTCCCCAAAGGCAAGCCAACGTTCCTCACAACAAAAGGAAGGGGAAGAATCATCTTCTGGTTTTAAAATCCAGATGCCAAGGGTGGGATTTAAGTCCCGTCAAGACGAGCACACATCGGAGGAGCGGATAATCATGGATGATGAGGATGAAAGTGTGATCATCGTGTCTAAGACATCTAAACACACAATAACAGAATCAGTGACTGAAAAATCCACCACCATTTAA